TCGTTCGACTCAAGACCTTAGTGCCTGCCACCGACACCGCCGCGTCCAGCGTCACCCTGCCCGCGTCGTCGTCGCGCGAGAACAGCGAGACGACGATGTCGACGCGTGCATCGCCGCCGGCAGGCACGACGACGGGCGCGGCGAAGCGGGTGCCGAAGGAGACGATCAAGTGCCCCTGCGCCAGCTCCTCGATGCGTGAGGCGACCAGCCCCATCGTCAGCATGCCGTGGGCGATGACGTCGGGCAGGCCGACGCTCTTGGCGAACGCCTCGTCCTGGTGGATCGGGTTCTGATCGCCGCTGGCGTCGGCGTAGGCGACGAGATCGGCGCGTCGAAGCGTTTCGCTCGTCTCGAGCAACGTGTCGCCCGCGCTCGCGGACGTGAGGTCGACGCTGCGGTGTTCGTGCTCGCTCATGCGTGTGCCTCCTCTGCCCTGATGACGACGACGCTCGTCGTGTCAGCTCGATGCGACCCATCAGCGGTCGTGACGGCGGTGGCGAGCGTGACCATGTCGTGTCCGCCGGCCGAGCGAACGCGCGCGACGGTCGTCTCGGCGATGAGCGCCTCTCCCGCGACGATCGGCGCGTGATGCGTGAACGTCTCCTCACCATGGACGAGGCGCGAGAAGTCGACGCCGGCCTCCTCATCGCGCATGAAGAGCGCCTCCGCCTGCTGGGCGAGCGTGACGGCGAACGTCGTCGGCGCGACGATGTCCGTGTGGCCCGCGGCGCGGGCGGCGTCGACGTCGAGGCAACGGTCGTCGCTCGTGCGGACGGCGCGGGCGAACGTCACGATCTCATCGCGCGTGACGACGTGCGCCTGCGGCATGCGGTAGGTGCGGCCCTCGACCGCCGGGTTCACTGGCATGTCTCGACGCTAGAGGTGCCTCGGCGTTACTCGGAAGTCGGAGAGGCGCGAGGTCGAGGCGCGCACAGGTTCGAAGACGGCAGCACGACGGACGTCAGACGCATGTGACCGAAAATCGCAGATGGGGACGAAAATCGCGAAGGTGGACAGGATTCGCCGATGGGGCGGGAATCGCAGATGGGGCGGGGTTGCGAAACGGCCGTCACCCTCGAGGGGTGACGGCCGTGACGTGTGGTTCAGACGAGATCAGCGGGTCTCGCGGTGAGCCGTGTGCTTCGTGCAGCGCTTGCAGTACTTCGCCAGCTCGAGACGGTCGGGGTTGTTCCGACGGTTCTTCTTGGTGACGTAGTTGCGCTCCTTGCACTCGGTGCAAGCCATCGTGATCTTCGGGCGAACGTCAGCGCTCTTCGAGGCCATGTCCTACACCTACTCTCAAAAAAGTCGAAAACTGTCGTGAGACAGACTGTCGGGAAAAACTTGGTAGCGGGAGCGGGACTCGATCCCGCGACCTCACGATTATGAGTCGTGCGCTCTAACCAGCTGAGCTACCCCGCCATGCCATGGTCGCCGTCTCCGGCGCTCACGCGAGCCCCCAAACGGAATCGAACCGTTGACCTTCTCCTTACCATGGAGACGCTCTGCCGACTGAGCTATAGGGGCCTCACGCCACTACCGCCGAGGCTGTTTCAGCTGCTCAGCGCGTTTCAGGCGCGAGGAACACCTTACACGGCGCCCGAACGAACACGAAATCGACGAGACCACGGCGCCGGACGCGGTGCCGCCGCGGATCGCCCCACGAAGTCGGGGTCGGGTCGTCGCCACCGTCCCGGCGCCGAGACGTGCCACGCACGAGACGCGGGATCCCGACGGCACGTCATACCGTCGGGATCCCGCGTCTCAGGGGGTGTGCCTCACAGCGGACGGATCGTGCCCCGAGCGTGCTCCGTGCCCTTCTTGGCGTTGCGCAGCGCGAGGTCGAACGACCCCGGCCTGCCCGCGGACTGCGCGATGAAACGCGCCGTCGACGGGATGAGCACCGGCTTCTTGAACGCAACGTTCACCTCGTAGGCGTCGGGCAACCGGTTCTCGAGCGCGCCGAGCATGCGGGCCTTGCTCCACATGCCGTGCACGATCGTCGTCGGGAAGCCGAGCGCCTTCGCGGCGAGCGGGTTCATGTGGATCGGGTTGACGTCGCCCGACACCTTCGCGTATCGGCGTCCGAGGTCGCCGGCGAGGCGCCACGTTGCACCGAAACCGTCGATGGCGTCCGGCTCGTCGACCTTCGGCGGCACCTCTCCGTCGACCTTCGCGCCGCGAAAGAGGTACGACGAGCGGTCCTCCCACACGAGTTCGCCGTCGACGTACGCCTCACCGACGAGGTCGGCCTGCGCACCACGGAAGTGCGGGCGCAGGTTCTCGACCCGCGCGCGCAGCTCCAGCGTCTCGCCCAACAGCACCGGACGGTGCTGACGGATCGTGTTCTCGAGGTGCACCGAACCCATGAGGGCGAACGGGAAACCCGGATCCGACATGAGCGCGACCTGCAGCGGGAAGACGAGCACGTGCAGGTACGTGCTCGGCACCCGGTTGCTCAGCGCGAACCCGCAGACCGCGTCGTAGTCGGCGACGTCCGCGACGTTCGGCGTCACGTCGCGTCGCACGACCTCGAGGTCGGGCAGCGTCCGCCCCTTGCGCTTCGACCCGGTGACGACGGCCTTCGCGAACATGGGGCCGAGCTTCGGCTCGCCCTTCAGCTCGATCGTGCGCGTCACGTCAGGCTCCGATCTGGCTCTGCCCGCACACGCGCAGCACCTGGCCGGTGACGCCCGCCGAGCCCGGCTCGGCGAAGAACGCGATGGCCTCGCCGACGTCGATCGGGTTGCCGCCCTGCATCATCGAGTTGAGGCGGCGGCCCACCTCGCGCGTCGCCATGGGAATCTTGGACGTCATGTCGGTCTCGATGAAGCCGGGCGCGACGGCGTTGACGGTGATGTCGCGCTCGGCCAGCTTCTCCGAGAGCTCACGCACCATGCCGATGACGCCGGCCTTCGACGCCGCGTAGTTCGCCTGACCGCGGTTGCCGCCGATACCGGAGGTCGAGGCGACCGACACGATGCGTCCGCCGTCCTTGAGACCACCCTTCGTCGCCGGGTCGAGCAGCACCTCGTTGATGCGGAACTGCGCGCCGAGGTTGACGTCGACGACCGAGTTCCAGCGCGCCTCGTCGGTGTTGACGAACAGCTTGTCGCGCGTGATGCCCGCGTTGTGGACGATGACGTCGAGCTTGTCGGCGTGACGGGCGACGGCTTCGGCGATCTTCGTGCCCGCGTCGGGTGAGGTGATGTCGAGCCCGAGCGAGGTGCCGCCGATCTCGTTGGCGACCTTGCTCAGCGCGTCCCCGGCGGCCGGGATGTCGACGGCGATGACGTGCGCACCGGCGCGCGCGAACACGCGCGCGATCTGCGCGCCGATGCCGCGCGCCGCACCCGTGATGACGGCGACCTGGCCTGCGAACGGCTGGTGCCAGTCGGCGACCTCGGTGACGGCGTGCTTGCGGATGCGGATCGGCTGACCCGACACATACGCCGAGCGGCTCGAGCCGAAGAAGCGCAGCGGCGCCTCGAGCACGGCCGCGTCGCCCTGGGCGTCGGGGTCGATCCAGAACAGGTTCGCCGAGCCGCCGGCGCGCAGTTCCTTGCCGATCGAGCGCGTGATGCCCTCGAACGCCTGTGCCGTCGCGGCGGCTTCGACGTCGTCGAGCGCGGACGGCGTCGTCGCCATGACGATGACGCGCGCCGACCTGCCGAGCGCCTTGACCGCCGGGATGGCGATCTCGCGGAACGTCTCGAGGTCGGTCAGCTTCGTCGCCGCGGTGACGTCGATGACGAACGCGCCGAGCTTGTCGGAGTACGTCGCCTCTGCGGTGGCGTCGACCACGTCGGCGCCGGAGCCGCGCAGGATCGCCGCGGCCGTCGAACCGACGACGCCGGAACCGACCGTGCCGACGGCGGCGGGGCCGTCGAGCAGGTCCTGACCGACCTCGTAACGGCGCAGGACGGGCGGCTGCGGCAGCCCGATCTGCTTGGCGAGCTTCTTGCCGAAACCGTTGTTGACGAAGTTCGAGTAACCGTCAGCCATCACACTGCCTCCAGAATCGCGACGACGCCCTGGCCACCAGCGGCGCACACGGAGATGAGGCCGCGGCCGGAGCCCTTCTCGTGCAGCTGCTTGGCGAGCTGCGCGATGATGCGGCCACCGGTGGCCGCGAACGGGTGGCCCGCGGCGAGCGAGCTTCCGTTGACGTTGAGCTTGCTGCGGTCGATCGAGCCGAGCGGCGCGTCGAGACCGAGCTTGTCCTTGCAGAACTCGGGGCTCTCCCAGGCCTTGAGCGTGGCGAGCACCGTCGAGGCGAACGCCTCGTGGATCTCGTAGAAGTCGAAGTCCTGCAGGCTCAGACCGTTGCGCGCGAGCAGGCGCGGCACCGCGTACGCGGGGGCCATGAGCAGGCCCTCCTTGCCGTCGACGTAGTCGACCGCGGCGGCCTCGCCGTCGACGAAACGGGCGAGCAGCGGCAGATTGCGCTCCTTCGCCCACGCCTCGCTGCCGAACAGCACGGCCGAGGCGCCATCCGTCAGCGGCGTCGAGTTGCCGGCGGTCATCGTCAGGCCCTCGCCCTTGCCGAAGACCGGCTTGAGCTTCGCGAGCTTCTCGGCCGTGCTGTCGGGACGCAGGTTGTTGTCCTTGGCGAGGCCGAGGAACGGCGTGATGAGGTCGTCGAAGAAGCCACGTTCGTAGGCGGCGGCCATCTTCTGGTGCGACGCGGCGGCGAGCTCGTCCTGGGCCTCACGCGTGATGCCCCACTCCTTGGCCGTGATGGCCATGTGGTCGCCCATCGCGAGGCCGGTGCGCGGCTCCGAGTTGCGGGGCTGCTCGGGCGCGAGCTGGTTCGGGCGGATCGAGGCGAACGCCTTGAGGCGATCCGGCGTCGTCTTCGCGTAGTTCGCCTTCATGAGCGTCTTGCGCAGACCCTCGTTCAGTGCGAGCGGCGCGTCGGACGTCGTGTCCGTGCCACCGGCGATCGCCGAGTCGATCTGGCCGAGCTTGATCTTGTTCGTCACGAGGATCGCAGCCTCGAGACCCGTCGCGCAGGCCTGCTGGATGTCGTAGGCCGGCGTCGTCGGCGCGAG
This region of Dermacoccus nishinomiyaensis genomic DNA includes:
- a CDS encoding 3-oxoacyl-ACP reductase; its protein translation is MADGYSNFVNNGFGKKLAKQIGLPQPPVLRRYEVGQDLLDGPAAVGTVGSGVVGSTAAAILRGSGADVVDATAEATYSDKLGAFVIDVTAATKLTDLETFREIAIPAVKALGRSARVIVMATTPSALDDVEAAATAQAFEGITRSIGKELRAGGSANLFWIDPDAQGDAAVLEAPLRFFGSSRSAYVSGQPIRIRKHAVTEVADWHQPFAGQVAVITGAARGIGAQIARVFARAGAHVIAVDIPAAGDALSKVANEIGGTSLGLDITSPDAGTKIAEAVARHADKLDVIVHNAGITRDKLFVNTDEARWNSVVDVNLGAQFRINEVLLDPATKGGLKDGGRIVSVASTSGIGGNRGQANYAASKAGVIGMVRELSEKLAERDITVNAVAPGFIETDMTSKIPMATREVGRRLNSMMQGGNPIDVGEAIAFFAEPGSAGVTGQVLRVCGQSQIGA
- the rpmG gene encoding 50S ribosomal protein L33 — encoded protein: MASKSADVRPKITMACTECKERNYVTKKNRRNNPDRLELAKYCKRCTKHTAHRETR
- a CDS encoding FAS1-like dehydratase domain-containing protein; this encodes MPVNPAVEGRTYRMPQAHVVTRDEIVTFARAVRTSDDRCLDVDAARAAGHTDIVAPTTFAVTLAQQAEALFMRDEEAGVDFSRLVHGEETFTHHAPIVAGEALIAETTVARVRSAGGHDMVTLATAVTTADGSHRADTTSVVVIRAEEAHA
- a CDS encoding MaoC/PaaZ C-terminal domain-containing protein, with amino-acid sequence MSEHEHRSVDLTSASAGDTLLETSETLRRADLVAYADASGDQNPIHQDEAFAKSVGLPDVIAHGMLTMGLVASRIEELAQGHLIVSFGTRFAAPVVVPAGGDARVDIVVSLFSRDDDAGRVTLDAAVSVAGTKVLSRTRAVIQL
- a CDS encoding MaoC/PaaZ C-terminal domain-containing protein encodes the protein MTRTIELKGEPKLGPMFAKAVVTGSKRKGRTLPDLEVVRRDVTPNVADVADYDAVCGFALSNRVPSTYLHVLVFPLQVALMSDPGFPFALMGSVHLENTIRQHRPVLLGETLELRARVENLRPHFRGAQADLVGEAYVDGELVWEDRSSYLFRGAKVDGEVPPKVDEPDAIDGFGATWRLAGDLGRRYAKVSGDVNPIHMNPLAAKALGFPTTIVHGMWSKARMLGALENRLPDAYEVNVAFKKPVLIPSTARFIAQSAGRPGSFDLALRNAKKGTEHARGTIRPL
- a CDS encoding acetyl-CoA C-acetyltransferase, translated to MTTIRDAYVIGGNRIPFARSGGAYLKASNQDMLTAALDGLVSRFSLSGERLGEVVAGAVIKHSRDFNLTRESVLGSHLAPTTPAYDIQQACATGLEAAILVTNKIKLGQIDSAIAGGTDTTSDAPLALNEGLRKTLMKANYAKTTPDRLKAFASIRPNQLAPEQPRNSEPRTGLAMGDHMAITAKEWGITREAQDELAAASHQKMAAAYERGFFDDLITPFLGLAKDNNLRPDSTAEKLAKLKPVFGKGEGLTMTAGNSTPLTDGASAVLFGSEAWAKERNLPLLARFVDGEAAAVDYVDGKEGLLMAPAYAVPRLLARNGLSLQDFDFYEIHEAFASTVLATLKAWESPEFCKDKLGLDAPLGSIDRSKLNVNGSSLAAGHPFAATGGRIIAQLAKQLHEKGSGRGLISVCAAGGQGVVAILEAV